One region of Triticum aestivum cultivar Chinese Spring chromosome 6B, IWGSC CS RefSeq v2.1, whole genome shotgun sequence genomic DNA includes:
- the LOC123135757 gene encoding lecithin-cholesterol acyltransferase-like 1, translating to MEEKLQWLCLSCLMVFASFFSLSGSTSAAHHHQRDVLHPVVLLPGFSCGQIEARLTDAYDSPSPLCGVRKGDGRWFRLWKNSTGLQDLPDVPCFADQLRLVYDPTAGDYRNVPGVETRVLSFGSTRGFLSDDPADKEICMGRLVEALERIGYIDGESLFGAPYDLRHAPAAPELPNREFSRFRRSLTALVEHASRRNGGKPAILVSHSQGGLLALEFLNRSPLAWRRRLVKHFIMASTGAGGIVVTMKGLAASDGAGVLSMRRVKRSFESAFAGLPSPAVFGGETPLVVTRARNYTARDMPEFLSAAGLPASAVSLYLSRALPVALNLRAPLVPMTCVNGVGVPTPEKLVYWDGDVDKDPEVLHGDGDGVVNLASILALDAVFGEDPGQRGCYRSIKMANTTHIGVVSDAFAVERLVHEILEAGRANQTCVLPTAGHWPLRI from the exons ATGGAGGAGAAACTCCAATGGCTGTGCTTGTCTTGCCTCATGGTCTTTGCCTCCTTCTTTTCCCTGTCTGGGAGTACGTCGGCTGCTCACCACCACCAGCGAGACGTCCTCCACCCGGTGGTGCTGCTGCCAGGCTTCTCCTGCGGCCAGATCGAGGCCCGCCTCACCGACGCCTACGACTCGCCGTCGCCACTCTGCGGAGTACGCAAGGGGGACGGCCGGTGGTTCCGGCTATGGAAGAACAGCACGGGCCTGCAAGACCTCCCCGACGTGCCGTGCTTCGCCGACCAGCTCCGCCTGGTTTATGACCCCACGGCCGGCGACTACCGCAATGTGCCCGGCGTCGAGACCCGCGTCCTCTCGTTCGGCTCCACCCGCGGCTTCCTCTCCGACGACCCTGCCGACAA GGAGATCTGCATGGGAAGGCTCGTGGAGGCGTTGGAGCGAATCGGGTACATCGACGGCGAGAGCCTCTTCGGCGCTCCGTACGACCTCCGGCACGCGCCCGCCGCGCCGGAGCTGCCCAACAGGGAGTTCTCCAGATTCCGCCGGAGTCTGACGGCGCTCGTGGAGCACGCGAGCAGGAGGAACGGGGGCAAGCCGGCCATCCTCGTGTCGCACAGCCAGGGCGGCCTGCTCGCGCTCGAGTTCCTCAATCGGAGCCCCCTGGCGTGGCGCCGGAGGCTCGTCAAGCACTTCATCATGGCCTCCACGGGCGCCGGCGGGATCGTGGTCACCATGAAGGGCCTCGCCGCCAGCGACGGCGCCGGCGTCCTGTCGATGCGGCGCGTCAAGAGGAGCTTCGAGTCGGCCTTCGCCGGGCTGCCGTCGCCCGCGGTCTTCGGCGGCGAGACGCCCCTGGTCGTCACGCGGGCGAGGAACTACACCGCGCGCGACATGCCGGAGTTCCTGTCGGCGGCCGGGCTCCCGGCGTCCGCCGTGAGCCTGTACCTGTCGCGGGCGCTGCCGGTGGCGCTCAACCTGAGGGCGCCGCTGGTGCCCATGACGTGCGTCAACGGCGTGGGCGTGCCCACCCCGGAGAAGCTGGTATACTGGGACGGCGACGTCGACAAAGACCCTGAGGTGCTGCACGGGGACGGCGACGGAGTGGTCAATCTGGCGAGCATACTTGCCCTGGACGCGGTTTTCGGTGAGGATCCGGGGCAGCGGGGATGCTACAGGTCTATCAAAATGGCAAACACCACCCACATCGGCGTCGTGTCGGATGCTTTCGCCGTTGAGCGTCTAGTCCATGAGATTCTTGAAGCAGGTCGCGCCAACCAGACATGTGTGCTACCCACTGCCGGCCACTGGCCACTCAGAATATGA